In Hallerella succinigenes, the following are encoded in one genomic region:
- a CDS encoding 1,4-dihydroxy-6-naphthoate synthase translates to MEHRTVAFELAKLGIESDYRGRKMTRLRLGISTCPNDTFIYEALVHGIPGSKLTWDVTFADVQTLNEKVLRGELDVAKVSCGVLPLVQKDYQLLPCGGAMGYGCGPLLLSAKNPAAFQDDKETVLPGKNTTASLLFRFWYAKTQGGKTPQVSYAFFNEVYDGLLNGKNAQGVVIHEKRFTWQRDGLGLLMDLGAFWEAETASPIPLGCSVAKKSLGQSTIQAVEAEIRESLASAHSRLNLVTDFIRKMAQIPDDSVIEQHIRMFVTDFTRDMGVPGRKALEILAKHVVL, encoded by the coding sequence TTGGAACATCGAACAGTCGCTTTTGAACTTGCAAAGCTCGGTATTGAATCCGATTATCGAGGCCGTAAAATGACTCGGCTTCGTTTAGGAATTTCTACCTGTCCGAACGATACCTTTATTTATGAGGCTTTAGTCCACGGTATTCCAGGCTCAAAATTGACCTGGGACGTCACCTTTGCCGATGTACAGACCTTGAACGAAAAGGTTCTTCGTGGGGAACTTGACGTGGCAAAGGTCAGCTGCGGCGTTTTACCGCTTGTTCAAAAGGATTATCAACTTTTGCCCTGTGGCGGAGCCATGGGGTACGGTTGTGGCCCGCTTCTGCTCTCCGCGAAGAATCCCGCCGCATTTCAAGACGACAAAGAAACAGTCTTGCCGGGCAAAAATACGACCGCTTCGCTTCTTTTCCGCTTTTGGTACGCCAAAACGCAGGGCGGAAAAACGCCTCAAGTCTCTTACGCCTTCTTCAACGAGGTCTATGATGGTCTTTTGAACGGCAAAAACGCTCAGGGCGTCGTGATCCACGAAAAACGCTTTACCTGGCAACGAGACGGCCTTGGACTTTTAATGGATTTGGGCGCCTTCTGGGAAGCTGAAACGGCTTCTCCGATACCGCTCGGCTGCTCCGTCGCCAAAAAATCCCTGGGGCAGTCCACGATCCAAGCGGTCGAAGCAGAAATTCGCGAAAGTCTTGCCTCGGCGCATTCTCGTTTGAACCTCGTCACGGATTTTATTCGGAAAATGGCTCAGATCCCGGACGATTCCGTTATTGAACAGCACATTCGCATGTTTGTCACGGACTTTACCCGCGACATGGGGGTGCCGGGACGAAAAGCCCTCGAAATTCTTGCAAAACACGTCGTTTTGTAA